In Halopseudomonas xinjiangensis, a single genomic region encodes these proteins:
- a CDS encoding ABC transporter ATP-binding protein has product MPDHNDTPLVEVRGLVNRFGTQTIHDNLDLDIRRREILGVVGGSGTGKSVLLRSVVGLRRPTAGSVRVFGEDLLRLDAAQRSQVERRFGVLFQGGALFSSLTVTENVALPLIEHAGLTRRDAEHLAGMKLALAGLPSTAGGKYPSELSGGMVKRAALARALALDPDILFLDEPTAGLDPIGAAAFDQLIRTLRDALGLSVFLVTHDLDTLYAICDRIAVLSDRRVLVADTLERVAATDNAWIQEYFHGPRGRAAAAAADSNTQPEQC; this is encoded by the coding sequence ATGCCGGATCACAACGATACGCCGTTGGTAGAAGTGCGCGGACTGGTCAACCGGTTCGGCACTCAGACCATCCACGACAACCTCGACCTCGATATCCGGCGCCGTGAGATTCTCGGCGTGGTCGGCGGATCGGGTACGGGCAAGTCAGTATTGCTGCGCTCCGTCGTCGGACTGCGCCGCCCCACAGCAGGGAGCGTGCGTGTCTTTGGCGAGGACCTGCTGCGTCTCGATGCCGCTCAACGTTCGCAAGTTGAGCGACGCTTCGGCGTGCTGTTCCAGGGCGGCGCCCTGTTCTCGTCGCTCACCGTTACCGAGAATGTCGCGCTGCCATTGATCGAGCATGCCGGCCTGACCCGCCGCGACGCGGAGCACCTGGCGGGAATGAAGCTGGCGCTTGCCGGGCTCCCGTCTACCGCAGGCGGCAAATACCCGTCGGAGCTGTCCGGAGGCATGGTCAAGCGGGCGGCGCTAGCCCGGGCATTGGCGCTGGATCCAGACATCCTGTTTCTTGACGAGCCCACTGCGGGACTTGATCCGATCGGTGCCGCCGCCTTCGATCAGTTGATCCGGACCTTGAGGGATGCGCTTGGACTCAGTGTCTTTCTTGTCACCCACGATCTCGATACGCTGTATGCGATCTGCGACCGGATCGCCGTGCTATCGGATCGTCGAGTATTGGTCGCCGATACGCTGGAGCGCGTCGCTGCGACCGACAATGCCTGGATCCAGGAGTACTTTCACGGCCCACGTGGGCGCGCGGCGGCTGCCGCCGCGGATTCGAACACCCAGCCGGAGCAATGTTGA
- a CDS encoding peptidoglycan DD-metalloendopeptidase family protein, protein MSRLFVVILLACLALPLHAEGFLTRLLDKPVPGGVAVVPLPETDEPVKATYQGKPVLTVREDGKRWIAIVGIPLTVKPGTEQIEVGSGQPLSFTVQPREYEAQHITLRNQQQVTPDAARLKRIQRELEEQIAAYRQFSPRQPSNLLFDRPVDGRLSSAFGLRRFFNGEERNPHSGLDFAVPTGTPIKAPAAGQVILVGDYFFNGKTVFVDHGQGLISMFCHLSDIDVKVGDEINRGGVVGKVGATGRATGPHLHWNVSLNDARVDPAIFIGAFE, encoded by the coding sequence ATGAGCCGTCTATTCGTTGTCATACTGCTTGCCTGCCTAGCCCTTCCTCTGCATGCGGAAGGTTTCCTCACCCGGCTATTGGACAAGCCCGTGCCGGGAGGTGTGGCGGTGGTGCCACTGCCGGAAACCGACGAGCCGGTAAAGGCCACCTATCAAGGCAAGCCGGTACTCACCGTCCGTGAAGACGGAAAGCGCTGGATCGCCATCGTTGGCATCCCGTTGACGGTAAAACCGGGCACCGAACAGATCGAGGTCGGTAGTGGCCAGCCATTGTCGTTTACCGTTCAGCCGCGCGAATACGAAGCGCAGCACATCACGCTGCGTAACCAGCAGCAGGTGACGCCCGATGCCGCACGTCTCAAGCGCATTCAGCGGGAGCTGGAAGAACAGATCGCCGCCTATCGTCAGTTCAGCCCGCGACAGCCGAGCAACCTGTTGTTCGACCGACCGGTAGACGGACGACTCTCCAGCGCCTTCGGACTACGCCGCTTCTTCAATGGCGAGGAACGCAATCCGCATTCGGGCCTCGATTTCGCCGTGCCAACCGGCACCCCGATCAAGGCGCCCGCCGCCGGGCAGGTGATACTGGTGGGGGACTATTTCTTCAATGGGAAGACGGTATTTGTCGATCATGGGCAGGGGTTGATCAGCATGTTCTGTCACCTCTCGGACATCGATGTGAAGGTCGGTGACGAAATCAACCGAGGCGGCGTGGTGGGCAAGGTCGGAGCAACCGGCCGTGCAACCGGGCCCCACCTGCACTGGAACGTGAGCCTGAACGACGCCCGTGTTGATCCGGCGATCTTCATCGGCGCCTTCGAATAG
- the guaB gene encoding IMP dehydrogenase, which produces MLRISQEALTFDDVLLVPGYSEVLPKDVSLKSRLTRRIELNIPLLSAAMDTVTEARLAIAMAQEGGMGIIHKNMTIDQQAAEVRKVKKFESGVVKDPITIDAGATVGELVELTRQNNISGVPVLSGGNLVGIVTARDVRFETRMNAPVSDVMTPKEKLVTVKEGVSAAEVRDLLHRHRIEKVLIVDDAFNLKGMMTVKDIEKARAYPSAAKDDQGRLLVGAAVGTGQDTPDRVAALVNAGVDVVIVDTAHGHSKGVIDRVRWVKETYPDIQVIGGNIATAAAAKALVEAGADAVKVGIGPGSICTTRIVAGVGVPQISAIADVAAALEGTEVPVIADGGIRFSGDLSKAIAAGASVVMMGSMFAGTEEAPGEIELFQGRSYKAYRGMGSMGAMAQSQGSSDRYFQDSSAGAEKLVPEGIEGRVPYKGSLAAILHQLMGGLRASMGYTGCNTIVEMRTKPQFVRITGAGMSESHVHDVQITKEAPNYRVG; this is translated from the coding sequence ATGCTGCGTATTAGCCAAGAAGCCCTCACCTTTGACGATGTCCTGCTGGTACCCGGTTACTCCGAGGTGCTTCCGAAGGACGTCAGCCTCAAGTCCCGGCTGACCAGGCGTATCGAACTGAATATTCCTCTGCTTTCTGCGGCCATGGATACCGTGACCGAAGCGCGCCTGGCTATCGCCATGGCCCAGGAAGGCGGTATGGGCATCATTCATAAGAACATGACCATCGATCAGCAGGCCGCTGAGGTGCGCAAGGTCAAGAAGTTCGAGTCGGGCGTGGTCAAGGATCCAATCACCATCGACGCCGGGGCCACGGTTGGCGAGCTGGTCGAGCTGACACGTCAGAACAACATTTCCGGCGTGCCGGTGCTGTCCGGTGGCAATCTGGTGGGTATCGTCACCGCTCGTGACGTGCGTTTCGAGACGCGGATGAATGCTCCGGTCAGCGACGTGATGACGCCCAAGGAGAAGCTGGTTACGGTCAAGGAGGGCGTCAGTGCTGCCGAGGTTCGCGACCTTCTGCATCGTCACCGCATCGAGAAAGTACTGATCGTCGATGACGCCTTCAATCTGAAAGGCATGATGACGGTCAAGGACATCGAGAAAGCGCGCGCCTATCCGAGCGCCGCCAAGGACGACCAGGGCCGGTTGCTGGTCGGCGCCGCGGTCGGCACGGGTCAGGACACGCCTGATCGCGTCGCCGCGCTGGTCAATGCCGGTGTCGACGTGGTCATCGTGGACACCGCCCATGGCCACTCCAAAGGCGTGATCGACCGTGTGCGCTGGGTCAAGGAAACCTATCCGGACATTCAGGTCATCGGCGGCAACATTGCCACCGCAGCTGCAGCCAAGGCACTGGTCGAAGCGGGTGCGGATGCAGTCAAGGTGGGTATTGGTCCGGGTTCTATCTGTACTACTCGCATCGTCGCCGGCGTGGGCGTGCCGCAAATCTCCGCGATTGCCGACGTGGCCGCTGCACTGGAAGGTACCGAAGTGCCGGTTATTGCCGATGGCGGTATCCGCTTCTCCGGTGACTTGTCCAAGGCCATCGCCGCCGGTGCGTCGGTTGTCATGATGGGTTCGATGTTCGCCGGTACCGAAGAAGCACCGGGCGAAATCGAGCTGTTCCAGGGGCGCTCGTACAAAGCTTATCGCGGCATGGGCTCGATGGGTGCCATGGCACAGAGCCAGGGTTCGTCGGACCGCTACTTCCAGGATTCGTCGGCCGGTGCCGAGAAACTGGTCCCGGAAGGCATCGAAGGTCGCGTGCCGTACAAGGGCTCGCTGGCAGCGATCCTGCATCAACTTATGGGCGGCTTGCGTGCTTCGATGGGCTACACCGGTTGCAACACCATTGTCGAGATGCGCACCAAGCCTCAGTTCGTGCGCATCACCGGCGCTGGCATGAGTGAATCGCACGTGCATGACGTGCAAATCACCAAGGAAGCACCCAATTATCGCGTCGGTTAA
- a CDS encoding MlaD family protein: METRAHHVLIGLFTLLAAAAAVVFAIWLGNTATNSEYDEYVVVFNEAVTGLSRGSTVQYSGIRVGDITELKLDPQDPRRVLATVRIESSVPIKEDTRARLSFTGITGTSVIELSHGSPESPPLTRDEKGEPPVIVASPSPISTLLANGEDLVTNVNQLVAAARSILSEENIGRIGATLESIDSAAQNMSAQSGDVGELIDELTTVSRQATLTLEQTSEMMASADQLLNEQGSRTLDGAEEALASIARTTATLEEMINQNRDAFASGMQGLGQLEPAINELRGSLSSLRSITRRIEDNPTRFLLGRDSLEEFEP; this comes from the coding sequence ATGGAAACACGCGCACATCACGTTCTGATCGGGCTGTTCACGCTTCTCGCCGCGGCGGCTGCGGTGGTGTTCGCCATCTGGCTGGGCAACACGGCTACAAACAGCGAATACGATGAATACGTCGTCGTCTTCAACGAAGCCGTTACCGGGTTGTCGCGTGGCAGCACGGTCCAGTACAGCGGTATTCGCGTCGGGGATATTACCGAGCTCAAGCTGGACCCGCAGGACCCGCGCCGCGTTCTTGCCACCGTGCGTATCGAATCGAGTGTACCGATCAAGGAAGACACCCGCGCGCGCCTCTCCTTCACCGGCATCACCGGCACCTCGGTGATCGAACTCAGCCACGGCAGCCCGGAAAGCCCGCCGCTGACGCGTGACGAGAAAGGTGAGCCGCCGGTGATCGTAGCTTCGCCATCGCCGATCTCGACGTTACTCGCCAACGGCGAGGACCTGGTCACAAACGTCAACCAACTGGTCGCGGCGGCCCGCAGCATATTGTCCGAGGAAAATATCGGACGGATCGGCGCGACGCTCGAGTCCATCGACAGCGCCGCACAGAACATGTCCGCGCAAAGCGGGGACGTCGGGGAGTTGATCGACGAGCTCACCACAGTTAGCCGCCAGGCCACTCTGACGCTGGAGCAGACCAGCGAGATGATGGCCAGCGCCGACCAGTTGCTCAACGAACAGGGCTCCCGCACGCTCGACGGTGCCGAAGAAGCGCTGGCATCCATCGCACGGACCACCGCTACCCTCGAGGAAATGATCAACCAGAATCGCGACGCGTTCGCCAGCGGCATGCAGGGTCTCGGCCAGCTCGAGCCGGCCATCAACGAACTACGTGGCAGCCTGTCGTCGCTGCGCTCTATCACCCGACGCATCGAAGACAACCCGACCCGTTTCCTGCTTGGACGCGATTCGCTTGAGGAGTTCGAACCATGA
- the xseA gene encoding exodeoxyribonuclease VII large subunit — protein MNDDAIFQRLGADREVLTVSQLNARARSLLEDVFPRLWVEGELSNLSRPSSGHMYFTLKDDKAQVRCALFRQHAQRVRMDLRDGQLVRARGKVSLYEGRGDYQMILDSLEPAGDGALRQAFEALKAKLQAEGLFATERKRTLPSHPRRIGVVTSPSGAAVRDIISVFQRRAPFVELVIVPTPVQGRDAAPQIVRALQLADRAGFDALIMARGGGSLEDLWPFNEEVVVRALAACQTPTVCAVGHETDVSISDFAADMRAPTPSAAAELLSPDQRTMLLQVERAHRQLQHCMRERLKREQTCIDSLRKRLRHPGERLAQQAQRLDDLELRLKRAQTHRFVQLEQRLERVSARLQARHPGQRLALLRQKLDPLVARLPRAMTQQLVQTRRQFDGLAQTLHLVSPLATLGRGYSILLDQRGQAVRSRDDVRIGQSLEARLSDGRLTLRVENDPDAPHTLPLLD, from the coding sequence ATGAATGACGATGCGATATTCCAACGCCTGGGTGCCGACCGCGAAGTGCTCACCGTGAGCCAGCTCAATGCGCGTGCGCGCTCGCTACTCGAGGACGTGTTTCCTCGCCTGTGGGTTGAAGGAGAACTGTCCAACCTGTCGCGCCCGTCATCAGGCCATATGTATTTCACCCTCAAGGATGACAAGGCCCAGGTGCGCTGCGCGCTGTTTCGCCAGCACGCCCAGCGCGTACGCATGGACCTGCGTGATGGACAGCTGGTCCGCGCGCGCGGCAAGGTGAGCCTGTATGAAGGTCGTGGGGACTATCAGATGATTCTCGACAGCCTGGAGCCAGCCGGCGACGGCGCCCTGCGACAGGCCTTCGAAGCGCTCAAAGCCAAGCTGCAGGCCGAAGGGTTGTTCGCAACCGAGCGCAAGCGCACGTTGCCGAGCCACCCACGCAGGATCGGTGTGGTTACGTCGCCGAGCGGTGCTGCCGTACGCGACATCATCAGCGTCTTCCAGCGCCGTGCACCCTTCGTCGAGCTGGTGATCGTGCCCACCCCGGTGCAAGGCCGTGATGCCGCTCCGCAAATCGTTCGCGCGCTGCAGCTCGCCGACCGGGCCGGGTTCGACGCGCTGATCATGGCCCGTGGCGGCGGCTCGCTGGAAGACCTCTGGCCGTTCAACGAGGAAGTGGTCGTCCGCGCCCTCGCCGCCTGCCAGACGCCTACGGTCTGCGCGGTTGGACACGAGACGGATGTTTCGATCAGTGACTTTGCCGCCGACATGCGCGCACCTACGCCTTCTGCCGCCGCCGAGCTGCTGAGTCCCGACCAGCGCACCATGCTGCTGCAGGTCGAACGGGCGCATCGGCAGCTACAGCATTGCATGCGTGAACGACTCAAACGCGAACAGACCTGCATCGACAGCCTGCGCAAGCGTCTGCGTCATCCGGGCGAGCGGCTCGCTCAGCAGGCGCAACGACTCGATGATCTCGAGCTTCGGCTCAAGCGCGCCCAGACCCATCGCTTCGTGCAGCTGGAACAGCGCCTCGAGCGCGTCAGCGCACGCCTCCAGGCCCGGCACCCCGGTCAGCGGCTGGCACTGCTGCGCCAGAAACTGGACCCGCTCGTCGCACGGCTACCGCGGGCGATGACGCAGCAGCTGGTTCAGACCCGCCGGCAATTCGATGGGCTGGCGCAGACGCTGCACCTGGTCAGTCCGCTGGCGACCCTGGGCCGTGGCTACAGCATATTGCTGGATCAGCGCGGCCAGGCCGTACGAAGCCGCGACGACGTGCGGATTGGCCAGAGTCTGGAGGCACGTCTGAGCGATGGTCGACTGACCCTGCGTGTCGAGAATGATCCGGACGCACCGCATACTCTTCCCCTGCTCGACTGA
- a CDS encoding ABC-type transport auxiliary lipoprotein family protein, giving the protein MIALPRLRSLGLIAGIAWLAACSVIPETEPVTVYQLPAPSVSQVEGQPAPVSLRINTPHAGIAVSGPRMLVNPEGDQISAYKGVRWSDPAPAMLREHLTRAFNLSGAMQQVSNDDHALHADYFLSSDLRRFQVSYIGGPTRAIIELDARLVDPSNRRMLANRTFLVEEVLEDTEVPAVVRAFGRATARLEAELIPWAREQLLEASEAR; this is encoded by the coding sequence ATGATTGCCCTGCCCCGCCTGCGGTCCCTGGGCCTGATCGCCGGCATCGCCTGGCTCGCTGCCTGTAGCGTCATCCCTGAGACCGAGCCAGTCACTGTCTACCAACTGCCCGCTCCTTCGGTCAGTCAGGTAGAGGGCCAGCCGGCCCCGGTTTCGCTGCGTATCAACACGCCGCATGCTGGTATCGCCGTAAGCGGGCCGCGCATGCTGGTCAATCCGGAAGGTGATCAGATCAGCGCATACAAAGGGGTGCGGTGGTCTGATCCGGCGCCGGCCATGCTACGCGAACACCTGACCCGCGCATTCAACCTCAGCGGAGCAATGCAACAGGTCAGCAACGACGATCATGCGCTGCATGCAGACTATTTCCTGAGTTCGGATCTGCGCCGCTTCCAGGTCAGCTACATTGGCGGGCCGACGCGTGCGATCATTGAACTCGATGCCCGACTGGTCGACCCCAGCAACCGGCGCATGCTGGCCAACCGTACCTTTCTCGTAGAAGAAGTACTCGAAGACACCGAGGTGCCCGCCGTGGTGCGGGCGTTCGGGCGCGCCACCGCACGCCTGGAAGCCGAGCTCATCCCCTGGGCCCGAGAGCAGCTGCTCGAAGCATCCGAAGCACGATAA
- the guaA gene encoding glutamine-hydrolyzing GMP synthase: protein MAHQDIHAHRILILDFGSQYTQLIARRIREIGVYCEIHPWDMDEAAITAYAPRGILLAGGPESVPLPGSPRAPEIVFSMGVPVLGICYGMQTMADQLGGKVEGSPEQEFGYARVDIVGKSDFLSGIEDHVDDHGQLSLDVWMSHGDKVISLPDGFQIIASTPSCPIAAMGDESRHFYGVQFHPEVTHTRQGGRILSRFLLELCGCEALWTPSNIVDDAIATVREQVGDAKVLLGLSGGVDSSVVAALLHKAIGDQLTCVFVDNGLLRLHEGEQVMAMFAENMGVKVIRANAEEKFLSRLLGVTDPEEKRKIIGRTFIEVFDEEATRLQGIKYLAQGTIYPDVIESAGAKTGKAHVIKSHHNVGGLPDDMAFELVEPLRELFKDEVRKIGLELGLPYDMVYRHPFPGPGLGVRILAEVRKEYADILRRADHIFIEELRKADLYQKTSQAFAVFLPVRSVGVVGDGRRYEWVIALRAVETIDFMTARWAHLPYEFLEKVSNRIINEISGVSRVTYDISSKPPATIEWE from the coding sequence ATGGCTCATCAAGACATTCACGCTCACCGGATCCTGATCCTGGATTTCGGCTCGCAATACACTCAGTTGATCGCTCGGCGAATCCGTGAGATCGGCGTTTATTGCGAGATCCATCCGTGGGACATGGACGAAGCAGCCATTACCGCGTACGCCCCGCGCGGCATTCTTCTGGCTGGCGGCCCGGAATCGGTGCCACTGCCTGGCTCGCCGCGTGCGCCGGAAATTGTCTTCAGCATGGGTGTGCCGGTCCTGGGTATCTGTTATGGCATGCAGACCATGGCCGATCAGCTCGGCGGCAAGGTCGAAGGTTCGCCGGAGCAGGAATTCGGCTACGCGCGCGTGGATATCGTCGGCAAGAGCGATTTCCTCTCCGGGATCGAAGATCATGTCGACGATCATGGCCAACTGAGCCTCGACGTCTGGATGAGCCACGGCGACAAGGTCATCAGCCTGCCCGACGGGTTCCAGATCATCGCCAGCACGCCAAGCTGCCCGATCGCCGCGATGGGCGACGAATCCCGCCACTTCTACGGTGTGCAATTCCATCCGGAAGTGACCCACACCCGCCAGGGCGGACGCATCCTGTCGCGCTTCCTTCTGGAGCTCTGCGGCTGTGAAGCGCTGTGGACGCCGTCGAACATTGTTGACGATGCGATCGCTACCGTGCGCGAGCAGGTCGGCGACGCCAAGGTGTTGCTGGGCCTTTCCGGGGGCGTCGATTCGTCGGTCGTGGCCGCACTTCTGCACAAGGCCATTGGCGACCAGCTGACTTGCGTGTTTGTCGACAATGGCTTGCTGCGTCTGCATGAAGGCGAACAGGTGATGGCGATGTTCGCCGAAAACATGGGTGTGAAGGTGATCCGGGCCAACGCCGAGGAGAAATTCCTGTCGCGCTTGCTTGGCGTTACCGATCCCGAGGAAAAGCGCAAGATCATCGGCCGCACCTTCATCGAGGTGTTCGACGAGGAGGCGACCAGGCTCCAGGGGATCAAGTATCTGGCGCAGGGCACCATCTACCCGGACGTCATCGAATCCGCCGGAGCCAAAACCGGCAAGGCCCATGTAATCAAGTCGCACCACAACGTCGGCGGCCTGCCTGACGACATGGCTTTCGAATTGGTCGAGCCGCTGCGGGAACTGTTCAAGGATGAAGTTCGCAAGATCGGCCTCGAGCTCGGCCTGCCCTACGACATGGTCTACCGCCACCCATTTCCGGGCCCAGGTCTGGGTGTGCGTATCCTCGCTGAGGTGCGCAAGGAATACGCCGATATCCTTCGCCGTGCAGACCATATTTTCATCGAGGAGCTGCGCAAGGCCGATCTCTACCAGAAGACCAGCCAGGCGTTCGCGGTTTTCCTGCCGGTCAGGTCGGTTGGGGTGGTGGGCGACGGCCGCCGCTACGAATGGGTCATCGCGCTGCGCGCGGTAGAAACCATCGATTTCATGACAGCGCGCTGGGCACATCTGCCTTACGAGTTCCTGGAAAAGGTATCCAATCGCATTATCAACGAGATCAGCGGCGTATCGCGGGTGACCTACGATATTTCCAGCAAGCCACCGGCAACCATCGAGTGGGAATGA